The following nucleotide sequence is from Paraburkholderia flava.
CATCCGGGCTTCGTGCACGACGTGAAGGCAGCAGGCGGCGAACTGATCGTGATGCCGCACAGCGATGCCGACGTGATCGCTGCCGCGAAATCGCAGGCGATGGCGTGCGCGCCCGGCGTCGCGACGCCGAACGAAGCGTTTCTCGCGCTGAAGGCCGGCGCCGACGTGCTGAAGATGTTTCCCGCCGAGCAGCTCGGCGCGCATGTCGTGAAGGCGTGGCGCGCGGTGATCGCCGCGCAGGTGCCGCTCGTGCCGGTCGGCGGAATCGCGCCGGACAACATGGGGCCGTTCCTGTCGGCAGGAGCGAATGGTTTCGGGCTGGGCTCGGCACTGTTCAAGCCGGGTCAGAGCGCAGCGACCACCGAAGCGCACGCGAAAGCATTCATCGACGGATTGCGCGTCGCGCAGTCCGCTCGCGCGGGAGCGAAGCAATGAATCGGCTGGCCGGCAAGGTCGCGTTGATCACCGGTGCAGGACGCGGCATCGGCGCGGCGATCGCGCACGCGTTCGCACGCGAAGGTGCGGCGGTCGTGCTGGCTGAACTCGATCTCGACACCGCGCAGACGACCGCGCAGGCCATCGTTGCACAACCGGGCGCACGTGCGCTCGCCGTGCAGACCGACGTGACGAAGTCGGCGTCGGTACAGCATGCCGTCAGCGAAGCCGAACGCGCGTTTGGCCCGCTCGACGTACTCGTCAATAACGCGGGCATCAACGTGTTCTGCGATCCGCTGACGATGACCGACGACGACTGGCGCCGCTGCTTCGCGGTCGATCTCGACGGCGTATGGAATGGTTGCCGCGCGGTGTTGCCCGGCATGGTCGAGCGCGGTGCCGGCAGCATCGTGAATATCGCGTCGACGCACGCGTTCAAGATCATTCCCGGATGCTTTCCGTATCCGGTCGCGAAG
It contains:
- a CDS encoding SDR family oxidoreductase, which gives rise to MNRLAGKVALITGAGRGIGAAIAHAFAREGAAVVLAELDLDTAQTTAQAIVAQPGARALAVQTDVTKSASVQHAVSEAERAFGPLDVLVNNAGINVFCDPLTMTDDDWRRCFAVDLDGVWNGCRAVLPGMVERGAGSIVNIASTHAFKIIPGCFPYPVAKHGVLGLTRALGIEYAPRNVRVNAIAPGYVETQLTHDWWGAQDDPAAARQATLDLQPMKRIGRPDEVAMTAVFLASDEAPFINASCITVDGGRSALYHD
- a CDS encoding 2-dehydro-3-deoxy-6-phosphogalactonate aldolase; translation: MQPHINLPGPYEPHAGLMAAFKACPLIAILRGVTPADAADHGRALYEAGFRIVEVPLNSPQPFDSIAAIRRALPADAIVGAGTVLHPGFVHDVKAAGGELIVMPHSDADVIAAAKSQAMACAPGVATPNEAFLALKAGADVLKMFPAEQLGAHVVKAWRAVIAAQVPLVPVGGIAPDNMGPFLSAGANGFGLGSALFKPGQSAATTEAHAKAFIDGLRVAQSARAGAKQ